The following are encoded in a window of Trichormus variabilis 0441 genomic DNA:
- a CDS encoding RNA-guided endonuclease InsQ/TnpB family protein produces the protein MILTLEQEQLLMKWVRLNRKTYNMAIAYLNQKQGFDRTGIGGTGKQAFKTFFKAHIRPDWLKNELPAAILDQAVMEAYSAWSTTQRHPKTISKGKDKKPHPQAGLKIAKFRSIRDSSQTLQFKIASDLNKGRLLPQYWGELPAFECVDNGVRFCPISNPYTPEVTYKHSRFYISLPEDVEVVDNNKDAFIAFDPGVRTFLTGFDGQKMIEFGNGDIHRIVRLCQWLDKLRSFRDLSKGFKNRHLRYRLSQKMKRVTRRIRNLVDEMHRQVASWVAKNYRVIALPTYETSQMVCRAVRKIKSKTARSMLSFAPYRFSQVLEHQCARNGSVLIRHTEEFTSKTCSRCGHIHYSLGGQKIFKCSNCGNHLPRDWNGALGNFLKALWDTTLLNSASFDCVQMTVFV, from the coding sequence ATGATATTAACACTAGAACAAGAGCAATTGTTAATGAAGTGGGTAAGGCTGAATCGTAAAACCTACAACATGGCAATAGCCTACCTCAATCAAAAGCAGGGATTTGACAGAACAGGGATTGGAGGCACAGGAAAACAAGCATTCAAGACCTTTTTTAAAGCCCACATCCGACCAGACTGGTTAAAAAATGAGCTACCCGCAGCGATTTTGGATCAAGCTGTTATGGAGGCATACTCAGCGTGGAGTACGACACAGCGCCATCCCAAAACTATTAGTAAGGGTAAAGACAAAAAGCCACATCCACAAGCTGGGTTGAAGATTGCCAAGTTTCGCTCTATTCGTGACTCATCGCAGACATTACAGTTTAAGATTGCATCTGATTTAAACAAAGGTCGATTGCTACCGCAGTACTGGGGTGAGCTACCAGCGTTTGAGTGTGTTGATAATGGTGTCAGGTTTTGCCCAATCTCTAATCCTTATACTCCAGAAGTCACATATAAACATAGTCGATTCTACATTTCATTACCAGAGGATGTAGAAGTCGTTGACAATAACAAAGATGCGTTCATTGCTTTTGACCCTGGTGTGCGGACATTCCTCACAGGTTTTGATGGTCAGAAGATGATTGAGTTTGGCAATGGTGACATTCATCGAATTGTCAGATTATGTCAATGGTTAGATAAACTCCGTTCATTCAGGGATTTATCTAAAGGTTTCAAGAACCGTCATCTGCGCTATCGGCTATCCCAAAAGATGAAGCGGGTAACAAGACGGATTCGCAATCTTGTGGATGAAATGCACCGCCAAGTTGCATCTTGGGTGGCCAAGAACTACAGGGTGATTGCCTTACCAACTTACGAAACATCTCAAATGGTTTGTCGCGCCGTGCGTAAAATCAAAAGCAAAACGGCGCGGTCAATGTTGAGCTTTGCTCCATATCGCTTCAGTCAAGTGTTAGAGCATCAATGTGCCAGAAATGGCTCGGTTTTGATCCGGCACACTGAAGAATTCACCAGTAAGACTTGTTCTCGTTGTGGGCATATCCACTATTCATTAGGCGGACAAAAAATCTTTAAATGTTCCAATTGCGGCAATCATCTACCGCGAGATTGGAATGGAGCCTTGGGGAATTTCCTCAAGGCGTTGTGGGATACCACCTTGCTGAACTCAGCAAGCTTTGATTGCGTTCAGATGACAGTCTTTGTCTAG
- a CDS encoding DUF1392 domain-containing protein encodes MEAITELEKCWYLSPSWGQEIPSVEINLFEKVYFKTDRTFGYCCGVQWYGDCWNYIIEIKNDFIYATKDQIIATGNIQPSTVKKPSFVLGERVLLQFGDRGTKQRLILGIELIEKSWFYLVELASPSFSASSTMTNRFSLVREEDLVRVRV; translated from the coding sequence ATGGAAGCTATCACTGAACTAGAAAAATGCTGGTATCTCTCACCGTCTTGGGGTCAAGAGATTCCCTCGGTTGAAATCAACTTATTTGAAAAAGTCTACTTCAAAACTGATAGAACATTCGGCTACTGCTGTGGAGTGCAGTGGTATGGCGATTGCTGGAATTACATTATTGAGATCAAAAATGACTTCATCTACGCCACAAAAGATCAAATTATTGCCACCGGTAATATACAACCCAGCACTGTGAAAAAACCTTCTTTCGTGTTGGGAGAGCGGGTACTGTTGCAATTTGGCGATCGCGGTACAAAGCAAAGGCTAATTCTGGGGATTGAGTTAATCGAAAAGTCCTGGTTTTATCTGGTGGAGTTGGCATCACCTAGTTTTTCTGCATCATCCACCATGACCAATCGCTTTTCTTTGGTGCGAGAAGAAGACTTGGTGCGGGTGAGGGTCTGA
- a CDS encoding helix-turn-helix domain-containing protein, which produces MDKRVIRWKLHEVMAQNRVRNKDLAEGIGITETSVYRLRKTDVMPRMSPDRLNAICQFLDCQPGDLLVYIPDQDGEIAKENKPKQTQQITAKKGQVSQNIQEEAKDIAA; this is translated from the coding sequence ATGGATAAAAGAGTGATTCGCTGGAAGCTTCATGAAGTTATGGCCCAAAACAGGGTGAGAAACAAAGACTTAGCGGAAGGTATCGGTATTACTGAAACTTCCGTTTACAGGTTACGAAAAACTGATGTTATGCCTCGGATGTCACCTGACCGACTAAATGCAATTTGTCAGTTCCTGGATTGTCAGCCTGGAGATTTACTTGTTTACATTCCAGATCAAGATGGGGAGATAGCTAAAGAAAACAAACCAAAGCAAACTCAGCAAATTACAGCAAAAAAAGGCCAAGTTTCTCAAAATATCCAAGAAGAAGCGAAGGACATAGCAGCATAA